One genomic window of Kaistia geumhonensis includes the following:
- a CDS encoding LacI family DNA-binding transcriptional regulator: MTTLRDVARHAGVSIGSVSTVLNNTAPVSPALRAKVLKAVEELRYVPDAVARSLKTGRSRTIGLIVPDITNPHFSAVASAIEIACDARGYALLLCNTTDSPAKELRDLHLMRRQRVDGVILVPSGSGEAYVAELSRAATMPVVLIDRTLGGFDADAVVLDNRAASYGIVDYLVRAGHRRIGIVTGPSSMSIAEERLAGYRQALAEHAIDYHDDLVARGAYQPEPDYRATTMLLARRPRPTAIVSTSNHTMIGVMKALSDQGFRCPEDISVASIDDVVWATAFSPKMTVMAQPIVEMTELAAERLFGRLAGAIAGPGTVLVAQPALKVRESSRPLTD; this comes from the coding sequence TTGACGACCCTGCGCGACGTCGCCCGCCATGCCGGCGTGTCGATCGGTTCCGTATCCACGGTGCTGAACAACACCGCGCCGGTCAGTCCGGCGCTGAGGGCCAAGGTGTTGAAGGCGGTCGAGGAGCTCCGCTATGTGCCCGACGCGGTGGCGCGCAGCCTCAAGACGGGCCGCTCACGCACGATCGGACTGATCGTGCCCGACATCACCAATCCGCATTTCTCGGCAGTCGCGAGCGCCATCGAGATAGCCTGCGACGCACGGGGCTATGCGCTTCTCCTCTGCAACACCACCGACAGTCCGGCGAAGGAGTTGCGCGACCTGCATCTGATGCGGCGGCAGCGCGTCGATGGCGTCATCCTCGTCCCGAGCGGATCGGGCGAGGCCTATGTCGCCGAGCTTTCGCGCGCGGCAACCATGCCGGTCGTGCTCATAGACCGGACCTTGGGGGGCTTCGACGCCGACGCCGTGGTGCTCGACAACCGCGCCGCCAGCTACGGCATCGTCGACTATCTTGTGCGGGCGGGGCATCGGCGGATCGGCATCGTGACCGGCCCCAGCTCGATGTCGATCGCCGAGGAACGGCTCGCCGGATATCGACAGGCGCTGGCCGAACACGCGATCGACTACCACGACGATCTCGTCGCCCGTGGCGCTTATCAGCCCGAGCCCGACTATCGTGCGACGACAATGCTGCTCGCGCGGCGGCCGCGGCCGACGGCAATTGTTTCGACCAGCAACCACACGATGATCGGCGTCATGAAGGCGCTCTCCGACCAGGGGTTCCGCTGCCCGGAGGACATCTCGGTCGCCTCGATCGACGACGTGGTCTGGGCGACGGCCTTCTCGCCGAAGATGACGGTAATGGCCCAGCCGATCGTCGAAATGACCGAGTTGGCGGCCGAGCGGCTGTTCGGCCGCCTCGCCGGGGCTATCGCCGGCCCCGGAACGGTTCTGGTGGCGCAGCCCGCACTGAAGGTCCGAGAGTCGAGCCGCCCTCTGACGGACTGA
- a CDS encoding LuxR C-terminal-related transcriptional regulator: MPISGQDTIPKQNGMIAGRSGAPTSGDGDVFTSRILAQTRESISILDENAFARDCLARCLREIEQHYEIKSFNGVAQWGEARRSDETAIVLLCASGAKATELAIHRDLATVRSIDPDALCIVMSDNENPDQMMDTIEKGGRGFIPSSIGLEVAVEAIRLVRAGGTFIPASALLKSRTSFDQAALRKENERGLFTARQAEVVKALRRGQPNKLIAYELNMGECTVKVHIRNIMKKLNARNRTEVAFLTNDMFPSESDRP, encoded by the coding sequence ATGCCTATCAGTGGACAGGACACCATCCCGAAACAAAACGGGATGATAGCGGGTCGGTCGGGGGCTCCGACATCGGGCGATGGTGACGTTTTTACTTCCAGGATACTGGCCCAAACCCGAGAGAGCATCTCGATCCTCGACGAGAATGCGTTCGCGCGGGACTGCCTGGCGCGATGTCTGCGTGAGATCGAACAACACTACGAAATCAAGTCGTTCAACGGTGTAGCCCAGTGGGGCGAGGCGAGACGGTCGGACGAGACGGCCATCGTTCTCCTCTGTGCTTCGGGCGCGAAGGCGACGGAACTGGCCATTCACAGGGATCTCGCCACCGTCAGATCGATCGATCCCGATGCGCTTTGCATCGTCATGTCGGACAATGAAAATCCCGACCAGATGATGGACACCATCGAGAAGGGTGGTCGCGGGTTCATTCCGAGCAGCATCGGTCTCGAAGTTGCGGTCGAGGCCATCCGCCTGGTGCGTGCCGGCGGAACATTCATTCCAGCCAGTGCCTTGCTGAAAAGCCGGACGTCTTTCGACCAGGCCGCGTTGCGCAAGGAAAACGAGCGCGGGCTGTTCACGGCACGTCAGGCGGAAGTGGTGAAGGCGCTTCGTCGCGGCCAGCCCAACAAGCTCATCGCGTATGAGCTCAATATGGGGGAATGCACCGTCAAGGTGCATATCCGCAACATCATGAAGAAGCTCAACGCGCGCAACCGGACCGAGGTCGCCTTCCTGACCAACGACATGTTTCCGTCGGAGAGCGACCGCCCCTGA
- a CDS encoding DegT/DnrJ/EryC1/StrS family aminotransferase translates to MIPIAKPLLGPEEAEAASRVVLSGWLTQGPQVEAFEEEFAALVGADFACAVANCTVALHLALLALDVGPGDEVITVSHSFIATANAVLQCGATPVFVDIEQDGFNIDPALIGKAITARTKAILCVHQMGMPCDMAAIMRVARRRGLPVIEDAACAIGSEIRVDGSWTPIGRPLGDIVCFSFHPRKVVTVGDGGMLTTRRGEWDAKFRLWRQHGMSISDRARHGSAQVVVETYPVPGFNYRMTDVQAAIGREQLKRLPGIIGKRRRRAELYQAALSRIEGLKPPVEPEWALSNWQSYCVSLAPEIDQRAVMQHMLDKGIATRRGIMCAHMEPAYAAQPQRHSLRRSEMARDHSIILPLYPQLTEADQLRVIETLCEALAAAPRSRPAPARQPLGERRPPSADPDWARAPN, encoded by the coding sequence GTGATCCCGATCGCAAAGCCGCTGCTCGGGCCGGAGGAGGCCGAGGCCGCCAGCCGGGTGGTCCTCTCGGGATGGCTGACCCAGGGCCCGCAGGTCGAGGCCTTCGAGGAGGAGTTCGCGGCGCTCGTCGGCGCCGACTTCGCCTGCGCGGTGGCCAACTGCACCGTGGCCCTGCATCTCGCGCTGCTCGCACTTGATGTCGGCCCCGGCGACGAGGTGATCACCGTCAGCCACAGCTTCATCGCAACCGCCAACGCCGTCCTCCAGTGCGGGGCGACGCCCGTCTTCGTCGACATCGAGCAGGACGGCTTCAATATCGATCCAGCTCTGATCGGCAAGGCGATCACGGCGCGGACAAAGGCGATCCTCTGCGTCCACCAGATGGGCATGCCGTGCGACATGGCCGCCATCATGCGGGTCGCGCGGCGCAGGGGCCTGCCGGTCATCGAGGACGCAGCCTGCGCCATCGGATCCGAGATCCGCGTCGACGGGTCATGGACGCCGATCGGCAGGCCGCTGGGCGACATCGTCTGCTTCTCGTTCCACCCCCGCAAGGTGGTCACCGTGGGCGACGGCGGCATGCTGACGACACGCCGCGGCGAGTGGGACGCGAAGTTCCGGCTCTGGCGCCAGCACGGCATGTCGATCTCCGACCGCGCGCGACATGGCAGCGCGCAGGTGGTCGTCGAGACCTATCCCGTGCCGGGCTTCAACTACCGGATGACGGACGTCCAGGCGGCGATCGGGCGGGAGCAGCTGAAGCGGCTGCCCGGCATCATCGGAAAGCGGCGCCGCCGCGCCGAACTCTACCAGGCGGCGCTCTCCCGGATCGAGGGCTTGAAGCCGCCTGTCGAACCCGAATGGGCCCTGTCGAACTGGCAGAGCTATTGCGTGTCCCTCGCACCCGAGATCGATCAGCGTGCGGTCATGCAACATATGCTCGACAAGGGCATCGCGACCCGCCGCGGCATCATGTGCGCCCATATGGAGCCGGCCTACGCCGCGCAGCCGCAACGCCATTCGCTGCGGCGCTCCGAGATGGCCCGCGATCATTCCATCATCCTGCCGCTCTATCCTCAGCTGACCGAGGCCGACCAGTTGCGGGTGATCGAGACGCTCTGCGAAGCGCTCGCCGCCGCTCCCCGGTCGCGGCCGGCGCCGGCACGCCAGCCGCTCGGCGAGCGGCGCCCACCATCGGCCGACCCGGATTGGGCCCGGGCGCCGAACTGA
- a CDS encoding SDR family NAD(P)-dependent oxidoreductase codes for MAKETAMLFGKQILVTGGAGFIGSHIVDHLVELGARRLVVVDNMVRGNRANLGSALASGRVELVEGDIRDAELMDRLVSGTDVIFHQAALRITHCAAEPDEAMSVMVDATYRLLRLAVEHKVRKVVMASSASIYGMAQNFPTTEEDHPYANRTLYGAAKSFGEGLLRSFNDMYGLDYVALRYFNVYGPRMDIHGRYTEVMVRWMERIEAGKPPLIFGNGLQTMDLVHVTDVARANILAATAPVSDRVFNVGSGTETSLLGLAGIFAAVMEKPELIPEHQGERAINPVPRRLASTRAAEERIGFRTTVNLSEGIRELVEWWRTAKETKIMQEMAS; via the coding sequence ATGGCGAAGGAGACGGCAATGCTGTTCGGCAAACAGATCCTCGTGACGGGAGGGGCGGGCTTCATCGGCTCCCACATCGTCGACCACCTCGTTGAGCTCGGTGCCCGCCGGCTCGTCGTCGTCGACAACATGGTGCGGGGCAATCGCGCCAATCTCGGCTCCGCCCTCGCTTCGGGCCGGGTCGAACTCGTCGAGGGCGACATCCGGGACGCCGAGCTGATGGATCGGCTGGTGTCGGGCACGGACGTCATCTTCCATCAGGCGGCGCTGCGCATAACCCACTGCGCCGCGGAACCGGACGAGGCCATGTCGGTGATGGTCGATGCCACATACCGGCTGCTCCGCCTCGCCGTCGAGCACAAGGTGCGCAAGGTCGTGATGGCCTCCTCGGCCTCGATCTACGGCATGGCCCAGAACTTCCCGACCACGGAAGAGGACCATCCCTACGCCAACAGGACCCTCTACGGCGCCGCCAAGTCCTTCGGCGAGGGTTTGCTTCGCTCTTTCAATGACATGTACGGCCTCGACTATGTCGCGCTCCGCTACTTCAACGTCTACGGGCCGCGCATGGACATCCATGGCCGTTACACCGAGGTCATGGTCCGGTGGATGGAGCGGATCGAGGCCGGCAAGCCGCCGCTGATCTTCGGCAACGGCCTCCAGACGATGGATCTCGTTCACGTGACGGACGTCGCACGGGCCAACATCCTGGCCGCGACCGCCCCGGTCTCCGACCGGGTGTTCAATGTCGGCAGCGGAACGGAAACATCGCTTCTCGGCCTCGCCGGGATCTTCGCCGCGGTCATGGAGAAACCCGAACTCATCCCCGAGCATCAGGGCGAGCGCGCGATCAATCCGGTACCGCGCCGCCTCGCCTCGACCCGCGCCGCAGAGGAGAGGATCGGCTTCAGAACGACGGTGAACCTCTCCGAAGGCATCCGCGAACTCGTGGAGTGGTGGCGCACCGCCAAGGAGACGAAGATCATGCAGGAGATGGCATCGTGA
- a CDS encoding DegT/DnrJ/EryC1/StrS family aminotransferase: MTPFLDLRAQYRAIGPDLERAVISTMRAGTFVLGEPVERFEADFARYCGTSFAVAVNSGTSAIHLALLAAGIGPGDEVITVSATFVATTAAIVNAGATPVFVDIDPVTWTMRPDLIAAKVTSRTKAIMPVHLHGRLADMAAITALAQRFGLVVIEDAAQAHGAERAGVRAGAFGDIGCFSFYPGKNLGACGEGGAITTNRADIAAAVRSLRDWGQEGKYNHVRQGFNFRMDAIQGAILGVKLPRLDEWNGARRRIANGYGRALSSRVSVPSGPIGMDHACHVYAIRVPDRDAIRAGLDEAGIATGIHYPCPVHLQPAYRWLGYGAGDLPQSEALARETLSLPLYPELPSDDVDAVITALTTLTAERLARTA; this comes from the coding sequence ATGACCCCTTTCCTCGATCTCCGCGCCCAGTACCGGGCCATCGGCCCCGATCTGGAACGAGCCGTGATATCGACCATGCGCGCCGGAACCTTCGTTCTCGGCGAGCCGGTCGAACGGTTCGAAGCCGACTTCGCGCGATATTGCGGGACGTCCTTTGCCGTCGCCGTCAATTCCGGCACCTCGGCGATCCACCTCGCCCTGCTCGCGGCCGGAATCGGCCCCGGCGACGAAGTCATCACGGTCTCCGCCACCTTCGTCGCGACGACGGCCGCGATCGTCAATGCGGGCGCCACGCCGGTCTTCGTCGACATCGATCCCGTGACATGGACGATGCGGCCCGATCTGATTGCCGCGAAGGTCACCAGTCGAACCAAAGCGATCATGCCCGTCCACCTGCACGGGCGCCTCGCCGACATGGCCGCAATCACCGCGCTCGCGCAGCGGTTCGGCCTCGTCGTCATCGAGGACGCGGCGCAGGCGCACGGCGCCGAGCGGGCCGGAGTCCGGGCCGGCGCCTTCGGCGACATCGGCTGCTTCAGCTTCTACCCCGGCAAGAATCTCGGCGCCTGCGGCGAAGGCGGCGCGATCACGACCAACCGCGCCGACATCGCCGCCGCGGTCCGCTCGCTGCGCGACTGGGGCCAGGAAGGCAAGTACAATCACGTCCGGCAGGGCTTCAACTTCCGCATGGACGCAATCCAGGGGGCGATCCTCGGCGTCAAGCTGCCGCGGCTCGACGAGTGGAACGGTGCCCGGCGCAGAATCGCCAATGGCTATGGGCGCGCGCTGTCGTCACGCGTGTCCGTGCCGTCGGGGCCGATCGGGATGGACCACGCCTGCCACGTCTATGCGATCCGCGTCCCCGACCGCGATGCCATCCGTGCAGGGCTGGACGAGGCGGGCATCGCGACGGGCATCCACTATCCCTGCCCGGTCCATCTGCAGCCGGCCTATCGCTGGCTCGGATACGGCGCGGGCGACCTGCCGCAATCGGAAGCGCTTGCGCGCGAGACGCTGTCGCTCCCGCTCTATCCGGAACTCCCCTCGGACGATGTCGACGCGGTGATCACCGCGCTTACCACGCTGACGGCCGAACGGCTGGCAAGGACCGCCTGA
- a CDS encoding Gfo/Idh/MocA family protein produces the protein MTGIGVIGYGYWGPNLARAISEVEGATLCAVADASPAALARAGRRHSGTELLADWRALIASSAVEAVVIATPVHTHFEMALAALQAGKHVLVEKPMTDSPMKAQRLVDEARRRSLVLMVDHTFVYTGAIMTIGEMIASGKIGDLYCYDSTRVNLGILRNDVSVIWDLAVHDFAILDFLMPSRPVAISASAAAFLPDRPDTMAHLSVFYEDGAMAHLNVSWMSPVKIRQTMIGGRQRMIIYDDMQNSEKVKVYDRGVDLAAQEGDIREQRISYRTGEMWAPAIPAKEALVTEIEHFVAAMNHGTPAPSGGESGLRVVEMLTAASRSATLRGHPVELGTLRKAS, from the coding sequence ATGACCGGCATCGGCGTCATCGGCTACGGATACTGGGGACCCAATCTCGCGCGCGCCATCAGCGAGGTCGAAGGGGCGACGCTCTGCGCGGTGGCCGACGCCTCGCCGGCCGCGCTGGCACGAGCCGGACGCAGACACTCTGGCACCGAACTACTCGCCGACTGGAGGGCGTTGATCGCCTCGAGCGCCGTCGAGGCCGTGGTCATCGCCACACCCGTCCACACGCATTTCGAGATGGCGCTCGCGGCGTTGCAGGCCGGCAAGCATGTGCTGGTCGAGAAGCCGATGACCGACAGCCCGATGAAGGCGCAGCGGCTGGTCGACGAGGCACGGCGACGCTCGCTCGTGCTCATGGTGGACCACACCTTTGTCTATACGGGCGCCATCATGACGATCGGCGAGATGATCGCGAGCGGAAAGATCGGCGATCTCTATTGCTACGACTCGACGCGCGTCAATCTCGGCATTCTCCGGAACGACGTCTCGGTGATCTGGGACCTCGCCGTCCACGACTTCGCGATCCTCGACTTCCTGATGCCGTCGCGTCCGGTCGCGATCTCGGCCAGCGCCGCGGCTTTCCTGCCCGATCGCCCGGACACGATGGCCCACCTGTCAGTCTTCTACGAGGACGGCGCGATGGCACATCTGAACGTCAGCTGGATGTCGCCGGTCAAGATCCGGCAGACGATGATCGGCGGGCGCCAGCGCATGATCATCTATGACGACATGCAGAACAGCGAGAAGGTCAAGGTCTATGACCGCGGCGTCGACCTGGCGGCTCAGGAAGGAGACATCCGAGAGCAGCGGATATCCTACCGGACCGGCGAGATGTGGGCACCCGCGATCCCGGCCAAGGAAGCGCTGGTCACCGAGATCGAACATTTCGTCGCCGCGATGAACCATGGGACCCCGGCGCCATCGGGCGGGGAAAGCGGGCTGCGCGTGGTCGAGATGCTGACGGCCGCCAGCCGTTCCGCCACGCTGCGCGGCCACCCTGTGGAACTCGGGACCTTGAGGAAGGCATCATGA
- a CDS encoding acyltransferase: MPINSSIISEDVVVLYPDLVNIYGCEIGAGTRIGPFVEIQKGSTIGRRCKISSHSFVCEGVTIEDDVMVAHGVMFTNGLYPRATNDDGTLQRDGDWECTPTLVRRGASIGSNATIVCGVTIGIGALVGAGAVVTRDVPDYAVVAGVPARVIGDVRHPAASGRHPNRLRASAAAVAGVAS, translated from the coding sequence ATGCCGATCAATTCGAGCATTATTTCGGAAGACGTCGTCGTTCTCTACCCTGATCTCGTTAATATCTATGGATGCGAGATCGGCGCCGGCACCCGAATCGGCCCCTTCGTCGAGATCCAGAAGGGCAGCACGATCGGCCGCCGCTGCAAGATCTCGTCGCACTCCTTCGTATGTGAAGGGGTCACGATCGAGGACGACGTGATGGTCGCGCATGGCGTGATGTTCACCAACGGCCTCTATCCGCGCGCGACGAATGATGATGGCACGCTCCAGCGCGACGGCGATTGGGAATGCACGCCGACACTCGTTCGACGCGGCGCCTCCATCGGCTCGAACGCGACGATCGTCTGCGGCGTGACAATCGGGATCGGCGCGCTGGTCGGCGCGGGCGCGGTCGTCACACGCGACGTGCCGGACTATGCGGTCGTCGCCGGCGTCCCCGCCAGGGTGATCGGCGATGTGAGGCATCCGGCCGCCTCCGGGCGGCACCCCAACCGGCTCCGCGCCTCGGCCGCCGCCGTCGCAGGAGTCGCGTCATGA
- a CDS encoding lipopolysaccharide biosynthesis protein: MNGIRSSFVFSVVEKYLSQVLLIGTTAVMARLLTPAETGLFLTANAVILLADNFRTFGVGTYLVQERQIDRALVRSAFTLTLLLSSFCATLTFASADAVASFYGTPELAPLLAASSLAFVLTPFSGPIIALLQRELAFGRIAIINVTSAIAGSAITIWLGLNHHGAMSFVWGSVATSALMAVLALVMRPQLSIFVPSLSHMRRILSFGTWSSLITILNMAYDLLPRLMFGKILGFDAVGLYSRALTISQLPDRMLVSALQPVVLPALSAHVRAGGNLKEGYLRGVSLTTAVHWPALVMLALLADPVVHVLLGPQWMAAAPLVRVVALANLALAPAFLTFPVLVAAERIRDALLASLISLPPSFILVIGAAFISLEAVAASLLIVAPLQMAVAYAFIRPAISLTWRQLWRALRPSIVLALGTALPPSFVVVLSGQGFALDGLMTVLAVAGGAAGWLATLLSIEHAVKGELVGSFRLLLDRFARARVPAE, translated from the coding sequence GTGAACGGCATCCGATCATCCTTCGTCTTCTCGGTCGTGGAGAAATACCTGTCGCAGGTCCTGCTGATCGGGACGACGGCTGTGATGGCTCGCCTGCTGACACCCGCCGAGACGGGACTTTTCCTGACGGCCAATGCCGTCATCCTGCTCGCCGACAATTTCCGCACCTTCGGCGTCGGAACCTATCTGGTGCAGGAGCGACAGATCGACAGGGCACTGGTGCGCTCGGCCTTCACGCTCACGCTGCTTCTCTCGTCCTTTTGCGCCACCCTGACCTTCGCGTCCGCCGACGCGGTCGCCTCCTTCTACGGAACACCCGAGCTTGCGCCGCTGCTTGCAGCGTCATCGCTCGCCTTCGTGCTCACGCCGTTCAGCGGCCCGATCATCGCTCTGCTGCAACGCGAACTCGCCTTCGGCCGGATCGCGATCATCAATGTTACCTCGGCGATCGCGGGATCGGCCATCACGATCTGGCTGGGCCTCAACCATCACGGCGCGATGAGCTTCGTCTGGGGGTCGGTCGCCACGAGCGCGCTGATGGCCGTCCTCGCGCTCGTGATGCGGCCGCAGCTCTCGATCTTCGTTCCGTCGCTGAGCCACATGCGCCGGATTCTGTCCTTCGGAACCTGGTCCTCGCTGATCACCATCCTCAACATGGCCTATGACCTCCTGCCGCGGCTGATGTTCGGCAAGATCCTGGGCTTCGATGCGGTGGGCCTTTATTCGCGCGCCCTGACGATCAGCCAGCTGCCGGATCGCATGCTGGTCTCCGCGCTGCAACCGGTGGTGCTTCCGGCGCTCTCGGCCCATGTCCGCGCCGGCGGAAATCTCAAGGAGGGCTATCTCCGCGGGGTGAGCCTGACGACGGCGGTGCACTGGCCCGCATTGGTGATGCTGGCCCTGCTGGCCGATCCGGTCGTCCACGTCCTGCTGGGGCCGCAATGGATGGCGGCCGCTCCGCTGGTGCGGGTCGTCGCACTCGCCAATCTCGCGCTCGCGCCTGCCTTCCTGACCTTTCCCGTGCTGGTCGCCGCCGAACGCATCCGTGATGCCCTGCTCGCGAGCCTCATCAGCCTGCCGCCGTCGTTCATCCTCGTCATCGGCGCGGCATTCATCAGCCTGGAGGCCGTCGCGGCCAGCCTGCTGATCGTCGCTCCGCTGCAGATGGCCGTCGCCTACGCCTTTATCCGTCCCGCCATCTCCCTGACCTGGCGTCAGCTCTGGCGTGCGCTGCGGCCAAGCATCGTTCTGGCTCTCGGGACCGCGCTGCCGCCCAGCTTCGTCGTGGTGCTGTCTGGCCAGGGCTTTGCGCTGGACGGACTGATGACTGTCCTCGCCGTCGCGGGCGGAGCCGCCGGATGGCTGGCGACGCTCCTCAGCATCGAACACGCCGTGAAGGGAGAACTCGTCGGAAGCTTCCGCCTTCTGCTTGACCGTTTCGCGCGAGCCCGCGTGCCGGCCGAATAG
- a CDS encoding glycosyltransferase, with product MSDAIMGRKPRLAFFQWDHQPNAGAANYLLLHMQQHVKCLAHHFEVTVVNSDCDYDEVCDRLRPDLTLFESGYRSHGSRRISIANTHRHPGIPKLGLHNGDPWCDRRSGFLSDMDHWGVETFFSISTLMPAYTPTIAANTFVWPNAVDPDIFHDYGQEKSVPVALTGQSYGLYPWRQSVFPAIIQCFPCLVSPSYAYESKAASRLLSGERYARALNASFAAPTCGTVGGEVVRKHFEIPASMALLVTERTAGLEAAGFRDMENCVFADHRDVIDKLDHLFARPDEMRRITKAGYDLVHSRHTLAHRPQIHQWFTLRQGLPADEIIIQNGPFGDLVRARRDEGRASAPVAAGGFDRVLLEKAAANLKHGRIGPAHEAYARCLDYVSYMPEAKFGLGLCALREGNAVEACVLFGALVDVTTGAYGAADPDPVDWAYYLLSLVCAGRLDEAARLLDSYSTLSHAEFNRVRALVDRLWPRQRRLQIAARNRQSVHMVAVRSDGEWLRWVCDTLRRCGQAALADSLGRGDDATSPPGQPPVRLRGSVSPPIQRLRSQLYAGVDRIVAAAAFEDARPTVPPAPEFRYFSHLARNLARAALGGRQAPARATLARLVERVRSGRARKAQVRTRAIQFIAVRVVGVPP from the coding sequence ATGAGCGACGCGATCATGGGCCGAAAGCCCCGGCTGGCCTTCTTCCAGTGGGACCACCAGCCCAATGCCGGAGCAGCGAACTATTTGCTGCTCCACATGCAGCAGCATGTGAAGTGCCTCGCGCACCACTTCGAGGTCACGGTCGTGAACAGCGACTGCGACTATGACGAGGTGTGTGACAGGCTCCGGCCCGATCTCACCCTGTTCGAGAGCGGCTACCGCTCCCATGGGTCGCGCCGCATCAGCATCGCCAACACACATCGTCATCCGGGGATCCCGAAGCTCGGCCTGCACAACGGGGACCCGTGGTGCGACCGACGCTCGGGGTTTCTCTCGGACATGGACCATTGGGGGGTGGAGACCTTCTTCTCGATCAGCACCCTGATGCCCGCCTATACGCCGACCATCGCCGCCAACACCTTCGTCTGGCCCAATGCCGTCGATCCCGACATCTTCCATGACTACGGGCAGGAGAAGTCCGTTCCGGTTGCGCTGACGGGGCAGTCCTACGGGCTCTATCCTTGGCGCCAGAGCGTCTTTCCCGCGATCATCCAGTGCTTTCCCTGCTTGGTCTCGCCCTCTTATGCCTATGAAAGCAAGGCGGCATCGCGTCTGCTTTCCGGCGAACGCTATGCGCGCGCGCTCAACGCCTCCTTTGCCGCGCCGACCTGCGGAACGGTCGGCGGTGAGGTCGTCCGCAAGCACTTCGAGATTCCCGCCTCGATGGCCCTGCTCGTCACGGAGCGCACCGCCGGCCTCGAAGCGGCAGGCTTCCGCGACATGGAGAACTGCGTCTTCGCAGACCACCGCGACGTCATCGACAAGCTCGACCATCTCTTCGCACGGCCGGACGAAATGCGGCGCATCACGAAGGCCGGATACGACCTCGTCCACTCCCGCCACACTCTGGCGCATCGGCCGCAGATCCATCAGTGGTTCACGCTTCGCCAAGGCCTGCCGGCCGACGAGATCATCATCCAGAACGGCCCCTTCGGCGATCTCGTGCGCGCGCGGCGCGACGAGGGGCGCGCCAGCGCGCCTGTCGCCGCCGGGGGATTCGACCGGGTTCTGCTCGAGAAGGCGGCAGCCAATCTGAAGCACGGGCGCATCGGTCCGGCACACGAGGCCTATGCGCGCTGCCTCGACTACGTCTCCTACATGCCCGAGGCGAAGTTCGGGCTCGGACTCTGCGCGCTTCGGGAAGGCAATGCCGTCGAGGCTTGCGTCCTGTTCGGCGCGCTGGTCGATGTCACGACCGGCGCCTATGGCGCGGCCGATCCCGATCCCGTCGACTGGGCGTATTACCTGCTGTCGCTGGTCTGCGCCGGAAGACTGGACGAAGCCGCGCGCCTTCTCGACAGCTACTCCACCCTGTCACATGCCGAGTTCAACAGGGTACGCGCCCTGGTGGACCGTCTCTGGCCACGACAGCGCAGATTGCAGATCGCGGCGCGAAACCGCCAGAGCGTCCACATGGTGGCGGTTCGCTCGGATGGCGAGTGGCTGCGCTGGGTCTGCGATACGCTGCGCCGCTGCGGTCAGGCGGCGCTGGCCGACAGCCTCGGCCGAGGCGACGATGCGACGTCACCGCCAGGACAGCCACCCGTAAGGCTGCGCGGCAGCGTGTCGCCGCCGATTCAGCGGCTGCGGTCGCAGCTCTATGCAGGCGTGGACCGCATCGTGGCGGCGGCCGCCTTCGAGGACGCGAGGCCGACCGTGCCGCCGGCGCCCGAGTTCCGCTATTTCAGCCACCTTGCGCGAAACCTGGCGCGCGCGGCTCTCGGCGGCCGCCAGGCGCCTGCGCGAGCCACCCTCGCCCGTCTGGTGGAGCGCGTACGGAGCGGACGGGCGCGCAAGGCGCAGGTCCGGACACGCGCCATCCAGTTTATAGCAGTGCGAGTCGTCGGAGTGCCGCCGTGA